A region of Desulfovibrio psychrotolerans DNA encodes the following proteins:
- a CDS encoding phosphoribosyltransferase family protein, with amino-acid sequence MDVLQGLDSGDKFPWHVQGLPYTVELPLVRVPAGDKVLRIASLNLVGQVRLNRDLGVLLARKVRAVVGNMSGVVLLTVVEKGLQLAQVVAEELGLEAMAVAYNRVKPHMEADRRPVLQVGASSITSGGKFLALYERDMNLLATGKRFILLDDVVSTGGTIFSLADLLEEVMRQRQLPPPVIEGIFCAAIEGDQSPLLPAPVHAVGILPVPVTETA; translated from the coding sequence ATGGACGTTTTGCAGGGACTGGATTCCGGGGATAAATTCCCGTGGCATGTACAGGGGCTGCCCTACACTGTGGAACTGCCGCTGGTGCGCGTTCCCGCCGGTGACAAGGTGCTGCGCATCGCATCGCTCAATCTGGTTGGGCAGGTGCGGCTGAACCGCGACCTCGGTGTGCTGCTGGCGCGCAAGGTCCGCGCCGTGGTGGGCAACATGTCCGGCGTGGTGCTGCTCACCGTGGTGGAAAAAGGGCTGCAACTGGCTCAGGTCGTGGCAGAGGAACTGGGGCTGGAGGCCATGGCCGTGGCCTACAACCGTGTCAAACCGCATATGGAAGCCGACCGCCGCCCCGTGCTGCAGGTCGGCGCCTCATCCATCACCAGCGGCGGCAAGTTCCTCGCCCTGTACGAGCGCGACATGAACCTGCTGGCCACAGGCAAGCGCTTCATCCTGCTGGATGACGTGGTCTCCACAGGCGGCACCATCTTCAGCCTTGCAGACCTGCTGGAAGAAGTCATGCGCCAGCGGCAGCTGCCCCCCCCGGTCATAGAAGGCATTTTCTGCGCCGCCATAGAGGGCGACCAATCCCCCCTGCTGCCCGCCCCGGTCCATGCCGTGGGCATCCTGCCCGTTCCGGTCACGGAGACGGCCTAG
- a CDS encoding catalase, with product MAKKKLTTNAGAPVPDNQNAMTAGPRGPMLLQDVWFLEKLAHFDREVIPERRMHAKGSGAYGTFTVTHDITRYTKARIFSDIGKKTDLFVRFSTVAGERGAADAERDIRGFAVKFYTEQGNWDLVGNNTPVFFLRDPLKFPDLNHAVKRDPRTNMRSAKNNWDFWTSLPEALHQVTVVMSDRGIPATYRHMHGFGSHTFSFINAKNERYWVKFHFRTQQGIKNLTDEEAEALVGKCRESHQRDLYESIEKGDFPRWTLYVQIMPEKDAATCPYHPFDLTKVWFHKDYPLIEVGVMELNRNPENYFAEVEQAAFNPANVVPGISFSPDKMLQGRLFSYGDAQRYRLGVNHHLIPVNAARCPMHSYHRDGAMRVDGNHGSTLGYEPNSYGEWQEQPDFSEPPLALEGAADHWNHREDDDYYSQPGKLFRLMTPAQQQLLFANTARSIGDAPREIQLRHIGNCLKADPAYGKGIADALGIPLSDVK from the coding sequence ATGGCCAAGAAAAAACTCACCACCAACGCAGGCGCCCCCGTTCCGGATAACCAGAATGCCATGACTGCCGGTCCCCGGGGACCCATGCTGCTGCAGGATGTGTGGTTTCTGGAAAAACTCGCCCACTTCGACCGCGAAGTCATTCCGGAGCGCCGCATGCACGCCAAGGGCTCCGGCGCATACGGCACCTTCACCGTCACCCACGATATAACCCGTTACACCAAGGCTAGGATTTTCTCGGATATCGGCAAAAAGACAGACCTGTTCGTGCGCTTCTCCACCGTGGCGGGCGAGCGCGGCGCAGCCGATGCGGAACGCGATATCCGTGGATTCGCCGTCAAGTTCTACACCGAACAGGGCAACTGGGACCTCGTGGGCAACAACACCCCGGTCTTCTTCCTGCGCGACCCGCTCAAATTCCCGGACCTGAACCACGCCGTAAAACGCGACCCGCGCACCAACATGCGCAGCGCAAAAAACAACTGGGACTTCTGGACCTCGCTGCCCGAAGCCCTGCATCAGGTCACCGTGGTCATGAGCGACCGGGGCATTCCCGCAACCTACCGGCACATGCACGGCTTCGGCAGCCACACCTTCAGCTTCATCAACGCCAAGAACGAACGCTACTGGGTCAAGTTCCACTTCAGAACCCAGCAGGGTATCAAGAACCTGACCGATGAAGAAGCAGAAGCACTTGTCGGTAAGTGCCGCGAAAGCCACCAGCGCGACCTGTACGAATCCATCGAAAAAGGCGACTTCCCCCGCTGGACCCTCTACGTGCAGATCATGCCGGAAAAGGACGCCGCCACCTGCCCCTACCACCCCTTCGACCTCACCAAGGTCTGGTTCCACAAGGATTACCCGCTTATCGAGGTAGGCGTCATGGAACTGAACCGCAACCCGGAAAACTACTTCGCGGAAGTGGAACAGGCAGCCTTCAACCCCGCCAACGTGGTGCCGGGCATCAGCTTCTCGCCCGACAAAATGCTGCAGGGACGCCTCTTCTCCTACGGCGATGCACAGCGCTACCGCCTTGGTGTGAACCACCACCTTATTCCGGTCAACGCCGCCCGCTGCCCGATGCACAGCTATCACCGCGACGGTGCCATGCGTGTAGACGGCAACCACGGCAGCACGCTCGGGTACGAACCCAACAGTTACGGAGAATGGCAGGAGCAGCCGGACTTCTCCGAGCCGCCCCTTGCGCTGGAAGGTGCCGCCGACCACTGGAACCACCGCGAAGATGACGACTACTACAGCCAACCCGGCAAGCTGTTCCGCCTGATGACGCCCGCACAGCAGCAACTGCTCTTTGCCAACACCGCCCGCTCCATAGGCGATGCGCCAAGAGAGATTCAGCTGCGCCACATCGGCAACTGCCTTAAGGCAGACCCCGCCTACGGCAAGGGCATTGCCGACGCACTGGGCATTCCGCTCAGCGACGTCAAGTAA
- a CDS encoding Fur family transcriptional regulator: MTQKTDTQNRLKQVLAHLKSLGKRLTPQRIAIIKAIIDHPGHPTAEQIHQAILPHYPTVSLATVYKTINLLKAADEILDLEFHDYGSRYDARRPHPHPHLICTRCGVIMDTELADIETLTDGLARKAGFSASSFRLDIFGLCPKCTQK, encoded by the coding sequence ATGACGCAGAAAACAGACACACAGAACCGCCTCAAACAGGTGCTCGCCCACCTGAAATCGCTCGGCAAACGCCTCACGCCGCAGCGCATCGCCATCATCAAGGCAATTATAGACCATCCGGGGCACCCCACGGCGGAGCAGATCCATCAGGCCATTCTGCCGCACTACCCCACCGTCAGCCTTGCCACCGTCTACAAGACCATCAACCTGCTCAAGGCGGCGGACGAGATCCTCGATCTGGAATTCCACGACTACGGCTCCCGCTACGATGCACGCCGTCCCCACCCACACCCCCACCTCATCTGCACCCGGTGCGGAGTTATCATGGACACGGAGCTTGCCGACATCGAAACTCTCACCGATGGACTTGCGCGCAAGGCCGGGTTCTCTGCCTCCTCCTTCCGGCTGGATATCTTCGGCCTGTGCCCCAAGTGCACACAAAAGTAA
- a CDS encoding BMP family ABC transporter substrate-binding protein, with translation MNKRIVSVLMAAALVLCAALPAMAQSGKLKVAFAMLGTVDDRGWNTAHANGIAYLKEKMGDKLDISITENVGPQDAERVIRNYAQQGYYIIFGNSFPHMDAMERVAAEYPNIKFEHCSGYKMADNMGNYFVRLYQAEYLTGYTVGLMGFKNVGTVATHPIPEPIRGINSFTLGLKKGLAEAGHDFDPKKVNTVVWMNSWADPIKETTLAETLAARGHDLIRQMADTPESSLAACAQGVPAVGYGTDAAAYGAQCVLTSTLINWGPYYVETIASVLDGTWKPRAYWGGFDKDGVRLAPFGAAVPADVQARVLAEMEKLQKGDDRIWAGPIVDQSGAVAIPEGAQATDGDLLGMTYFVEGVSGTIPK, from the coding sequence ATGAACAAGCGTATCGTATCTGTTCTTATGGCAGCAGCCCTTGTGCTGTGCGCCGCCCTGCCCGCCATGGCCCAGTCCGGCAAGCTCAAGGTTGCCTTTGCCATGCTCGGCACCGTGGATGACCGGGGCTGGAACACCGCCCACGCCAACGGCATTGCGTATCTGAAAGAAAAGATGGGAGACAAGCTGGATATCTCCATCACCGAAAACGTGGGCCCGCAGGATGCGGAGCGCGTCATCCGCAACTACGCGCAGCAGGGCTACTACATCATTTTCGGCAACTCCTTCCCGCATATGGACGCCATGGAACGCGTGGCCGCAGAATATCCGAACATCAAGTTCGAGCACTGCTCCGGCTACAAAATGGCCGACAACATGGGGAACTATTTCGTCCGTCTGTATCAGGCGGAATATCTCACCGGCTACACCGTGGGCCTCATGGGCTTCAAGAATGTGGGCACCGTGGCCACCCATCCCATCCCGGAACCCATCCGCGGCATAAACTCCTTCACCCTCGGTCTGAAAAAGGGCCTTGCTGAAGCCGGGCACGACTTCGACCCCAAAAAGGTGAATACCGTGGTGTGGATGAATTCGTGGGCCGACCCCATAAAGGAAACCACCCTTGCGGAAACCCTTGCCGCACGCGGGCATGACCTTATCCGTCAGATGGCAGACACGCCCGAAAGCTCCCTCGCTGCCTGCGCACAGGGTGTACCCGCCGTGGGCTACGGCACCGATGCCGCCGCATACGGCGCACAGTGCGTGCTCACCTCCACGCTCATCAACTGGGGGCCCTACTATGTAGAAACCATTGCCTCCGTGCTGGACGGCACATGGAAGCCCCGCGCCTACTGGGGCGGCTTTGATAAGGACGGCGTACGCCTTGCGCCCTTCGGTGCCGCCGTTCCTGCCGATGTGCAGGCCAGGGTGCTGGCAGAAATGGAAAAGCTGCAAAAGGGCGATGACCGCATCTGGGCCGGTCCCATCGTGGACCAATCCGGTGCCGTGGCCATTCCCGAAGGGGCACAGGCCACCGATGGCGACCTGCTGGGCATGACCTACTTTGTGGAAGGCGTGAGCGGCACCATTCCCAAATAA